One part of the Marinobacterium rhizophilum genome encodes these proteins:
- the antC gene encoding anthranilate 1,2-dioxygenase electron transfer component AntC — protein sequence MHKVALSFTDGRTHFVGVNANEPLLDAALRQGITLPVDCREGVCATCKGTCESGDYSLDYVDEDALTEADLARGAVLACQMRVSSDCAVKFDFESSLCTSAGPLEVEAVVQSVEQLSDSTAIVHIDAASLDQQLDFLPGQYAHVQVPATEEWRSYSFACAPNATNGLQFLIRLLPQGVMSDYLRERAAPGDRIRLKAPLGAFYLRKVSRPLVLVAGGTGLSAFLGMLDEMAAEPGACTQPVTLFYGVTQAQDLCELERLQRYAERLPNFSYHRIVMRESADWQGPVGVVTDLFEECHFNDGEVDTYLCGPPPMVEAVKQWLDQRAMANCQVYFEKFSAS from the coding sequence ATGCACAAAGTAGCCTTGAGTTTTACCGACGGACGGACCCATTTTGTCGGTGTTAATGCCAACGAGCCGTTGCTGGATGCCGCGCTGCGCCAGGGCATCACGCTGCCGGTGGATTGCCGCGAAGGCGTCTGTGCCACCTGCAAGGGCACCTGCGAGTCCGGCGACTACAGCCTGGATTATGTGGATGAAGATGCCCTGACCGAAGCCGACCTGGCCCGCGGCGCGGTGCTGGCCTGCCAGATGCGGGTCAGCTCCGACTGCGCAGTGAAGTTCGATTTCGAGTCGTCCCTCTGCACCTCGGCCGGACCGCTGGAGGTTGAGGCGGTGGTGCAGAGCGTCGAGCAGCTGTCCGACTCCACCGCCATCGTGCATATCGATGCGGCTTCACTGGATCAGCAGCTCGATTTTCTGCCGGGACAGTATGCCCATGTGCAGGTGCCGGCTACCGAGGAGTGGCGTTCCTATTCTTTCGCCTGCGCGCCCAATGCGACCAACGGCCTGCAGTTCCTGATTCGGCTGCTGCCCCAGGGGGTCATGAGTGATTACCTGCGCGAGCGGGCAGCGCCCGGGGATCGCATCCGGCTGAAGGCGCCGCTGGGCGCGTTTTACCTGCGTAAGGTGAGCCGCCCGCTGGTGCTGGTGGCCGGTGGCACTGGGCTCTCGGCTTTCCTGGGTATGCTTGACGAGATGGCAGCAGAGCCTGGCGCCTGCACCCAGCCGGTCACCCTGTTCTATGGCGTGACCCAGGCGCAGGACCTGTGCGAGCTGGAGCGTCTGCAGCGCTATGCTGAGCGGTTGCCGAATTTCAGCTATCACCGCATCGTGATGCGCGAGAGCGCAGACTGGCAGGGGCCCGTTGGCGTGGTGACGGACCTGTTCGAGGAATGTCATTTCAACGATGGCGAGGTGGACACCTACCTGTGCGGGCCGCCGCCGATGGTCGAAGCGGTGAAGCAGTGGCTGGATCAGCGGGCCATGGCGAACTGCCAGGTGTATTTCGAGAAGTTTTCGGCCAGCTGA
- the antB gene encoding anthranilate 1,2-dioxygenase small subunit → MNPTVQSIEQFLYRKAELCDRQQWDEYLALFDEDVEFHLPQWESEHVHTTNPKREMSLIYYPSRAGLEDRVFRIRTGKSAACTPMPRTLHQVSNVQAEPQDDGSWRVKANWATHFYRFGEAEVFFGRVEYRLRAEGDSFRIRSKQVILLNDKIRHVLDFYHV, encoded by the coding sequence ATGAACCCGACCGTGCAAAGCATTGAACAGTTTCTGTACCGCAAGGCCGAGCTCTGTGACCGTCAGCAGTGGGATGAGTACCTGGCGCTGTTTGACGAGGACGTCGAGTTTCACCTGCCGCAGTGGGAGTCGGAGCACGTCCACACCACGAATCCCAAGCGGGAAATGTCGTTGATCTATTACCCCAGCCGTGCCGGGCTGGAGGACCGGGTGTTCCGCATTCGCACCGGAAAATCGGCGGCCTGTACGCCCATGCCGCGCACGCTGCACCAGGTCAGCAATGTGCAGGCAGAGCCACAGGATGATGGCAGCTGGCGGGTGAAGGCCAACTGGGCGACCCATTTCTACCGCTTTGGCGAGGCTGAGGTGTTCTTTGGGCGGGTCGAATACCGCTTGCGGGCCGAGGGCGACAGTTTTCGTATCCGCAGCAAGCAGGTGATCCTGCTGAACGACAAGATTCGCCACGTACTGGACTTCTATCACGTCTGA
- the antA gene encoding anthranilate 1,2-dioxygenase large subunit produces MSNDNTQKLNAWREQIEGALDFRPNERVFKIAREMFTDQELFDLEMELIFENTWIFACHESQIANPNDFFTMQAGRQPMIITRDGKGELNALVNACQHRGATLTRVCKGNQSTFTCPFHAWCYKSDGRLVKVKAPDEYPQDFDKTSRGLRKALISSYKGFVFINLNTESDVSLEDFLGDARIGFDMMVAQSATAELEVLPGASSYTFDGNWKLQNENGLDGYHVSTVHYNYVATVQHRQQEEARKESADNGKTLDYSKLGAGDKDTDDGWFAFENGHTILFSDMPNPEVRPGYASVMPRLVEEFGEARAQWMMHRLRNLNIYPSLFFMDQISSQLRIVRPVAWNKTEVHSLCLGVKNESDADRENRIRQFEDFFNVSGMGTPDDLVEFREAQKGFQGRAERWSDISRGCENWVTGPTANTEALGIRPVLTGTEFTQEGLYVNQHSTWQRYLLQGLAAKTRQAEESH; encoded by the coding sequence GTGAGCAACGATAATACACAAAAGCTGAACGCCTGGCGGGAGCAGATTGAAGGTGCACTTGATTTTCGCCCGAATGAGCGCGTTTTCAAGATAGCGCGGGAAATGTTTACCGACCAGGAACTGTTCGATCTGGAGATGGAGCTGATCTTCGAGAACACCTGGATCTTTGCCTGCCACGAAAGCCAGATCGCCAACCCGAATGATTTCTTCACCATGCAGGCCGGGCGTCAGCCCATGATCATTACCCGTGACGGCAAGGGCGAGCTGAATGCGCTGGTCAATGCCTGTCAGCATCGCGGCGCGACCCTGACTCGCGTGTGCAAGGGTAACCAGTCCACCTTCACCTGCCCCTTCCACGCCTGGTGCTACAAGTCCGACGGTCGTCTGGTCAAGGTCAAGGCGCCGGACGAGTATCCGCAGGACTTTGACAAGACCAGCCGCGGGCTGCGCAAGGCGCTGATCAGCAGTTACAAGGGGTTTGTCTTTATCAATCTCAATACGGAGTCCGATGTGTCGCTGGAGGATTTCCTCGGCGATGCCCGCATCGGCTTTGACATGATGGTGGCGCAGTCCGCGACGGCTGAGCTGGAAGTGCTGCCGGGGGCCTCGTCCTACACCTTTGACGGCAACTGGAAGCTGCAAAACGAGAACGGGCTGGATGGTTATCATGTCAGCACGGTGCACTACAACTACGTCGCCACGGTACAGCACCGTCAGCAGGAAGAGGCCAGGAAGGAGTCCGCGGACAACGGCAAGACGCTGGACTACAGCAAGCTGGGGGCGGGTGACAAGGATACCGATGACGGCTGGTTTGCGTTCGAGAACGGTCACACCATTCTGTTTAGCGACATGCCCAACCCGGAAGTTCGTCCCGGCTATGCCAGCGTCATGCCGCGCCTGGTGGAAGAGTTCGGCGAGGCCCGGGCACAGTGGATGATGCACCGCCTGCGCAACCTCAATATCTACCCCAGCCTGTTCTTTATGGATCAGATCAGCTCCCAGCTGCGTATCGTGCGGCCCGTGGCCTGGAACAAGACCGAGGTACACAGCCTGTGCCTGGGTGTCAAAAATGAGTCCGACGCCGACCGCGAGAACCGCATTCGCCAGTTTGAGGACTTTTTCAATGTGTCCGGCATGGGTACCCCCGATGATCTGGTGGAATTCCGCGAAGCCCAGAAGGGGTTCCAGGGCCGCGCCGAGCGCTGGAGCGATATTTCCCGAGGCTGTGAAAACTGGGTCACAGGTCCCACGGCCAACACCGAAGCGCTGGGTATCCGGCCGGTGCTGACCGGTACCGAGTTTACCCAGGAAGGCCTGTATGTGAATCAGCATTCCACCTGGCAGCGCTATCTGCTGCAGGGTTTGGCCGCCAAGACCCGCCAGGCAGAGGAGAGCCACTGA
- a CDS encoding AraC family transcriptional regulator, with product MLGIQNLVEGRTKDTISTEILDAEAARSWMESICGPHYLKVKNTHSIRFRHVGNILTSTTTAIGHIEYGTDVTVEIDDLQSSYSISLPVSGFQELEGPSLQAQSDITRGVIISPSTACRLHISGNCRKTLVRISRQAMEAGLENLLRRPVTEPLIFQTQMDAAIGANSAWWRTIRHIENELRSASGLYNSSHFIREMEQALIKGIIISQPNNYSQAIEQASCTSMPTYLARTIEFIKKHAHDDISIEDIEQAACVSRNKLYSDFKKHIGEPPTSHLKRIRLEGARQDILTDNANENISSIAMKWGFSHLGRFSVNYKKQFNESPSESIQRVKKSLSF from the coding sequence ATGCTGGGTATTCAGAATCTGGTTGAAGGCCGCACAAAGGACACTATCAGTACTGAGATTCTCGATGCTGAGGCAGCAAGATCATGGATGGAAAGTATTTGCGGACCGCACTATTTAAAAGTTAAAAACACCCACTCGATTCGATTCCGCCACGTCGGAAATATCTTAACGTCCACAACCACCGCTATCGGCCATATTGAATACGGCACCGATGTTACCGTCGAAATCGATGATCTGCAGAGCAGCTACAGCATCAGTTTACCGGTCAGCGGCTTTCAGGAACTGGAAGGCCCCAGCCTGCAGGCTCAATCGGATATAACCCGCGGCGTGATTATCTCTCCGTCCACGGCCTGCCGCCTGCACATCAGCGGAAACTGCCGCAAAACGCTGGTGCGAATATCCCGCCAGGCCATGGAAGCCGGGCTGGAAAACCTGCTGCGACGCCCCGTTACAGAGCCGCTGATCTTCCAGACCCAAATGGATGCCGCTATAGGCGCAAACAGCGCCTGGTGGCGCACCATTCGGCACATTGAGAACGAACTTCGCAGCGCCAGCGGGCTCTACAACAGCTCGCATTTTATCCGTGAAATGGAACAGGCGCTGATTAAGGGCATTATTATCTCGCAGCCCAACAATTACTCCCAGGCGATTGAGCAGGCAAGCTGCACCTCGATGCCGACCTACCTGGCACGTACGATTGAATTCATCAAGAAACATGCCCATGACGACATCAGCATTGAAGATATCGAGCAGGCGGCCTGCGTTTCACGCAACAAACTCTATAGCGATTTCAAGAAACATATCGGTGAGCCTCCGACCTCACACCTTAAAAGAATTCGACTGGAAGGCGCACGCCAGGATATTCTGACGGATAATGCCAACGAAAACATATCCTCTATTGCGATGAAGTGGGGTTTCTCTCACCTCGGTCGATTTTCCGTGAATTACAAAAAACAATTCAACGAATCACCGTCCGAAAGCATTCAACGAGTCAAGAAATCACTGTCATTTTAA
- a CDS encoding SphA family protein, with the protein MIKHLTSAGIGLATGALAFSMSVQATEGGGSSYPMGAENYLVGALPPPGVYPLIYASHYAADSLKDARGDSLPIDFRLRAKVVAPRLLWVTEQRLLGGQLVYAALLPLVDLDVSVNGMGGSARGAGDLDLTALLAYHHSASLHSAVGIDIFAPTGSYKAGELANIGRNYWSMQAVYAASHINPAGVNWDLKLMYDYNFENDATGYQSGQELHLDYALGYGVGPGWVLGLGGYAYRQVSSDKLNGLDIGNEGQAFAIGPSIKFDNGKGFFVTAKYQKEMAVENRPAGDAFWIKAALPF; encoded by the coding sequence ATGATAAAACATCTGACCAGCGCGGGCATTGGCCTCGCGACGGGCGCACTCGCCTTTTCAATGTCTGTACAGGCCACTGAAGGCGGGGGGTCCAGCTATCCCATGGGGGCAGAGAACTACCTGGTGGGCGCCTTGCCCCCGCCGGGTGTGTATCCGCTGATCTATGCCAGTCACTATGCTGCCGACAGCCTGAAAGACGCCCGCGGTGACAGTCTGCCCATCGATTTTCGCCTGCGGGCCAAGGTGGTGGCACCTCGACTGCTCTGGGTGACGGAGCAACGTTTGCTGGGTGGCCAGCTGGTGTATGCGGCGTTGCTGCCGCTGGTTGATCTGGATGTTTCGGTCAATGGCATGGGCGGCAGCGCCCGCGGTGCCGGTGATCTGGATTTGACCGCATTGTTGGCCTACCACCACAGCGCCAGTCTGCACAGCGCGGTGGGGATCGATATATTTGCGCCAACCGGCAGCTACAAGGCCGGAGAACTGGCCAATATCGGACGCAACTACTGGTCGATGCAGGCTGTCTATGCCGCCTCCCATATCAATCCGGCAGGCGTTAACTGGGACCTCAAGTTGATGTATGACTACAACTTTGAAAATGACGCCACGGGTTACCAGTCGGGCCAGGAGCTGCATCTCGACTATGCGCTGGGCTATGGGGTTGGCCCTGGCTGGGTGCTTGGCTTGGGAGGTTATGCCTACCGGCAGGTCAGCAGCGATAAGCTCAATGGGCTGGATATCGGCAATGAGGGACAGGCGTTTGCCATAGGCCCGTCAATCAAGTTCGATAATGGCAAAGGCTTTTTTGTAACCGCCAAGTACCAAAAGGAAATGGCGGTTGAAAACAGGCCTGCGGGTGACGCCTTCTGGATCAAGGCCGCATTACCCTTTTGA
- a CDS encoding flavin reductase family protein, giving the protein MTTLKTPAAVALTGEAPAEPVLDSRELRNTLGLFATGVTVVTAQGEDGKPIGITANSFSSLSLDPPLILWSLALKSPNLAAFEQGRPFVVNILDRQQDGLAMTFARAADDKFASVSHGVSRAGVPLIDESLAQLECRVEFTRIAGDHLLIVGRVEAFNTREGDPLLFYRGAFGQLCA; this is encoded by the coding sequence ATGACCACGCTGAAAACACCGGCCGCCGTTGCCTTGACCGGGGAAGCGCCGGCGGAACCTGTTCTCGACAGCCGGGAGCTGCGCAACACCCTGGGCTTGTTTGCCACCGGCGTCACCGTGGTGACGGCACAGGGGGAAGACGGCAAACCCATCGGCATTACGGCCAACTCTTTCTCGTCACTGTCGCTGGACCCGCCGCTAATTCTCTGGAGTCTGGCGCTGAAATCGCCGAATCTTGCCGCCTTTGAACAGGGCCGCCCCTTCGTGGTGAATATCCTCGACCGGCAACAGGACGGGCTGGCGATGACGTTTGCAAGGGCTGCGGATGACAAGTTCGCCAGTGTGTCCCATGGCGTTAGCCGGGCCGGGGTTCCATTGATCGACGAGAGCCTGGCGCAGCTGGAGTGCCGCGTCGAGTTCACGCGTATCGCGGGCGATCATCTTCTGATTGTGGGACGAGTCGAAGCGTTCAACACCCGGGAAGGTGACCCGTTACTGTTTTACCGGGGGGCTTTCGGTCAGCTCTGCGCCTGA
- a CDS encoding styrene monooxygenase/indole monooxygenase family protein has product MTRRIAIVGAGQSGLQTGIGLLQQGYQVSLLSNRSADEIRAGRVMSSQCMFDSALQTERDLGINFWEQDCPPVEGIGLAVPAPGNAGGNLIDWAARLDRPAHSVDQRLKMPVWMDEFVRLGGELVIQDVGIDELEVLAASHDLVLLAAGKGEIVRLFERDAVRSAFDKPQRALALTYVQGMAPKEPYSRVAFNLIPGVGEYFVFPALTLNGPCEIMVFEGIPGGPMDCWQDVTSPAQHLARSLEIIRTYAPGEAKRCEHVELSDDNGILAGRFAPTVRKPVATLPSGRKVFGIADALVVNDPITGQGSNSGAKCSQVYLEAILARGDAPFDAAWMQATFETYWGYARDVVSWTNSMLLPPPEHILNLLGAAQRSPVLAASIANGFNHPPDFMPWWLEPESCNHFVNEQLKKEA; this is encoded by the coding sequence ATGACCCGACGTATTGCTATCGTAGGGGCCGGCCAGTCCGGCCTGCAGACCGGCATTGGCCTGTTGCAGCAAGGCTACCAGGTAAGCCTGCTGTCGAACCGCAGCGCCGATGAGATCCGTGCCGGCCGTGTGATGTCGAGCCAGTGCATGTTCGACAGCGCGCTGCAAACCGAGCGCGACCTGGGGATTAACTTCTGGGAGCAGGACTGCCCGCCGGTAGAGGGTATCGGCCTGGCCGTGCCAGCCCCCGGCAATGCCGGTGGCAACCTGATCGACTGGGCGGCGCGCCTCGATCGCCCGGCACACTCGGTCGACCAGCGGCTGAAAATGCCCGTCTGGATGGACGAGTTCGTCCGCCTTGGCGGCGAGCTGGTGATCCAGGACGTCGGCATCGACGAGCTCGAAGTACTGGCGGCTTCCCATGACCTGGTTCTGCTGGCGGCGGGCAAGGGCGAGATCGTGCGGCTGTTCGAACGTGATGCCGTGCGCTCAGCGTTCGACAAGCCGCAGCGGGCGCTGGCGCTGACCTATGTGCAGGGGATGGCGCCAAAGGAACCTTACTCGCGGGTGGCCTTCAACCTGATTCCGGGCGTTGGCGAGTACTTCGTTTTCCCGGCCCTGACCCTTAACGGCCCCTGTGAAATCATGGTGTTCGAGGGTATTCCGGGTGGCCCCATGGATTGCTGGCAGGATGTCACGAGCCCCGCACAGCATCTGGCTCGGAGCCTGGAAATCATCCGTACCTATGCGCCGGGCGAAGCCAAACGCTGCGAGCACGTCGAGCTAAGCGATGACAACGGCATTCTGGCCGGGCGTTTTGCGCCCACGGTGCGAAAGCCTGTTGCGACCCTGCCCTCGGGACGCAAGGTGTTCGGCATCGCCGATGCGCTGGTGGTCAATGATCCGATTACCGGCCAGGGCTCCAACAGTGGTGCCAAGTGCAGCCAGGTATATCTGGAGGCGATTCTCGCCCGTGGCGACGCACCCTTCGATGCGGCCTGGATGCAGGCGACCTTCGAGACCTACTGGGGTTATGCCCGGGATGTGGTGAGCTGGACCAACAGCATGTTGCTGCCGCCGCCCGAGCACATCCTGAACCTGCTGGGCGCGGCGCAGCGTTCGCCGGTTCTGGCGGCGAGCATTGCCAATGGCTTCAATCATCCGCCGGATTTCATGCCCTGGTGGCTGGAGCCCGAGTCCTGCAATCACTTCGTCAACGAACAGCTGAAAAAGGAGGCCTGA
- a CDS encoding SDR family oxidoreductase, with product MSDFTHRSVIITGGATLIGAAVAEAFVVAGATVTVLDIDGARGSALAARLGERVHFIETDITDDDQLESAVGECQARFGGVDCLINLACSYLDEGQASSRADWLKALDINIVSAVMAARAVRPLMCKRGGGAIVNFSSISAQVAQTGRWLYPASKAAIKHLTRSMALDYAGDGIRVNAVSPGWTWSRVIDEVSAGNREKADRVAADFHMLGRLGNPQEVAAVVLFLCSDQASFVTGADYAVDGGYSALGPEQREPAIAKLAG from the coding sequence ATGAGTGATTTCACTCACCGTAGCGTCATCATTACCGGTGGCGCGACCCTTATCGGTGCGGCCGTGGCCGAAGCCTTCGTGGTCGCCGGTGCCACCGTCACCGTGCTCGATATTGATGGCGCGCGTGGATCCGCCCTGGCGGCGCGCCTGGGTGAGCGGGTGCACTTCATCGAAACCGATATCACCGATGATGATCAGCTGGAATCCGCCGTCGGGGAGTGCCAGGCGCGCTTTGGGGGTGTTGATTGCCTGATCAACCTGGCGTGCAGCTACCTCGACGAGGGGCAGGCGTCATCCCGTGCTGACTGGCTCAAGGCGCTGGATATCAACATCGTTAGTGCCGTCATGGCGGCCAGGGCGGTGCGGCCCCTGATGTGCAAGCGCGGTGGTGGCGCCATCGTCAACTTCAGCAGCATTTCGGCACAGGTGGCCCAGACCGGGCGCTGGCTTTATCCCGCCAGCAAGGCGGCAATCAAGCACCTGACCCGCAGCATGGCGCTGGACTATGCCGGTGACGGCATTCGCGTCAATGCGGTGTCCCCGGGCTGGACCTGGTCGCGGGTGATCGACGAGGTCAGCGCTGGCAACCGCGAAAAGGCCGACCGGGTAGCGGCTGATTTTCATATGCTTGGCCGGCTCGGCAATCCGCAGGAAGTGGCCGCGGTGGTGCTGTTCCTTTGCTCCGACCAGGCCAGTTTTGTCACCGGCGCCGACTATGCGGTCGATGGCGGCTATTCGGCACTGGGGCCAGAACAGCGCGAGCCGGCGATTGCCAAACTCGCCGGCTGA
- a CDS encoding dienelactone hydrolase family protein, with the protein MGTSIEIRAQDGSGSFQGYLAVPASGSGPGIVLLQEIFGINDTIRGIADYYAEEGYVVLAPDLFWRQEAGVELGYNADDWHKAFGFYQAFDQDLGVEDIDATVQALRARPECSGAVGALGFCLGARLAYLTACRCDVDVAVGYYGMGIENHLDEAVNIGGRLVLHFAENDEFCPAAARLDIYGALQGRDNTELYLYSGVDHAFARPACEHYHKPSALMAHQRSVTAFRNAIGPHYDLSALWDKHCEYEFSTRNVEATMATMVAEPYVNHIPTLTGGVGATELFRFYQHHFVDSNPADTQLLPVSRTIGATQIVDEVLFSFTHDREIDWLLPGIAPTGKRVEIPLVAIVKFRGDKLYHEHIYWDQASVLVQIGVLDPQGLPVAGRETAAKLLDETLASNGLMASWARSANAEGCTHE; encoded by the coding sequence ATGGGTACATCCATTGAAATCCGCGCGCAGGACGGCAGCGGATCCTTTCAGGGCTATCTGGCGGTGCCGGCATCCGGCAGCGGGCCGGGTATCGTGCTGTTGCAGGAGATATTCGGTATCAACGACACCATCCGTGGCATTGCCGATTACTATGCCGAGGAGGGCTACGTGGTGCTGGCGCCGGACCTGTTCTGGCGTCAGGAGGCCGGTGTCGAACTGGGCTACAACGCCGACGACTGGCACAAGGCGTTTGGATTTTACCAGGCGTTCGATCAGGATCTGGGTGTCGAAGATATCGATGCGACCGTGCAGGCGCTGCGCGCCCGGCCCGAATGCTCAGGCGCAGTCGGGGCCCTGGGCTTCTGTCTTGGCGCACGGCTGGCCTATCTCACGGCTTGTCGCTGTGATGTCGATGTGGCCGTTGGCTACTACGGCATGGGGATCGAGAACCATCTGGACGAGGCGGTAAATATCGGTGGCCGGCTGGTACTGCACTTCGCTGAAAACGACGAGTTCTGTCCAGCGGCGGCGCGCCTGGATATCTATGGGGCACTGCAGGGGCGTGACAATACCGAGCTCTACCTTTACAGCGGTGTCGATCATGCCTTCGCCCGGCCGGCTTGCGAGCACTATCATAAGCCGTCCGCACTGATGGCACATCAGCGCTCTGTCACCGCATTTCGCAACGCGATCGGGCCGCACTACGACCTCTCGGCGCTCTGGGACAAGCACTGCGAGTACGAGTTCTCGACCCGCAATGTAGAGGCGACCATGGCCACCATGGTGGCCGAACCCTACGTCAACCATATACCGACCCTCACAGGCGGTGTCGGTGCGACGGAGTTGTTCCGTTTCTACCAGCACCACTTTGTCGATTCCAACCCCGCCGATACGCAGCTGCTGCCCGTTTCCCGCACCATCGGTGCGACCCAGATCGTCGACGAGGTGCTGTTCAGCTTTACCCATGACCGCGAGATTGACTGGCTGCTGCCGGGCATCGCACCGACCGGAAAACGGGTCGAGATTCCGCTGGTGGCGATCGTCAAGTTCCGCGGCGACAAGCTCTACCACGAGCATATCTACTGGGATCAGGCGTCGGTGCTGGTGCAGATCGGCGTGCTGGATCCCCAGGGGTTGCCCGTGGCTGGCAGGGAAACCGCCGCCAAGCTGCTGGACGAAACCCTGGCATCCAATGGCCTGATGGCGAGTTGGGCCCGCAGCGCCAACGCGGAGGGATGCACGCATGAGTGA
- a CDS encoding AraC family transcriptional regulator encodes MTRNTLSPLLTSALLNDASRLVFCSQDMDETRERVGAVFKPHRLQTLGNTGAIDSRLHHVPIQKVSLNRLRYGADVQIEPERLEQFFLIQMPLEGEAEIQCDGQRVDLDPRHGAVLNPAQALLMRYDKGCDQLMLRIEREALEQACSRIIGRPLSRPLAFNNVLNWQQDASWMNMLLYIVRLQKESPEGLQQPLITQQLEQLIISTLLCVQPSNYSDALRQNDRRLAPRHVKRVEEHIEQHAREPLSPALLAELAGVSLRTLYAGFREFRNLSPMEYLRQVRLQNVRQDLLHDCQSKTVTELAMAWGFTHMGRFSKDYRLLYGESPSETKRRTGRL; translated from the coding sequence ATGACGAGAAACACATTGTCGCCATTGCTGACATCCGCCCTGCTGAACGACGCCAGCCGACTGGTCTTCTGCTCGCAGGACATGGATGAAACCCGGGAGCGGGTCGGCGCCGTTTTCAAGCCCCACCGGCTCCAGACACTGGGAAATACTGGGGCGATCGACTCCCGTCTGCACCATGTCCCCATCCAGAAGGTCTCCCTGAACCGCCTCAGGTATGGCGCGGATGTGCAAATCGAACCCGAGCGGCTGGAGCAGTTTTTCCTGATTCAGATGCCGCTTGAGGGTGAGGCGGAAATCCAGTGTGACGGCCAGCGGGTGGATCTTGATCCAAGGCATGGTGCTGTTCTCAACCCCGCCCAGGCATTGCTCATGCGCTACGACAAGGGGTGTGATCAGCTGATGCTGCGCATCGAGCGCGAGGCGCTGGAGCAGGCCTGCAGCCGCATTATTGGGCGCCCGCTAAGCCGACCGCTGGCGTTTAACAATGTCCTGAACTGGCAGCAGGACGCCAGCTGGATGAACATGCTGCTGTACATTGTACGGTTGCAAAAGGAGTCGCCCGAAGGCCTGCAGCAACCGCTGATCACCCAGCAGCTTGAACAACTGATCATCAGTACCCTGCTCTGCGTGCAGCCAAGTAACTACTCGGACGCCCTGCGTCAGAATGACCGCCGTCTGGCACCCCGGCACGTCAAGCGGGTGGAGGAACATATCGAGCAGCACGCCCGGGAACCGCTGTCACCGGCGCTGCTGGCCGAGTTGGCGGGTGTAAGCCTGAGAACGCTCTACGCCGGGTTTCGCGAGTTTCGCAACCTGAGTCCCATGGAGTACCTGCGCCAGGTCCGCCTGCAAAATGTGCGACAGGACCTGCTGCACGACTGCCAGAGCAAAACCGTTACCGAGCTGGCGATGGCCTGGGGCTTTACCCATATGGGCCGCTTCAGCAAGGACTACCGCTTGCTGTACGGCGAAAGCCCCAGCGAAACCAAACGCAGGACAGGCCGCCTGTAA
- the bioD gene encoding dethiobiotin synthase — protein sequence MAKHNFFVAGTDTDAGKTLVTTGILQAANRLGLQTIGLKPVAAGCEQTPEGLRNDDALKLQAAASIKLSYEAVNPIALPAAIAPHIAAMQVGRSLSADRIAALCRGSMMQRADLLLIEGAGGWRVPLNGREMLSRVPQLLETPVILVIGMKLGCINHALLSAEAIVRDGLRIAGWVANRIDPRMACYDENLATLGGFLQAPLLGEVPYLDNPTPEAVADCLDLSPLLTER from the coding sequence ATGGCCAAGCATAATTTCTTCGTCGCCGGCACCGATACCGATGCCGGCAAGACCCTGGTAACCACCGGTATTCTGCAGGCCGCCAACCGGCTGGGGCTGCAAACCATCGGTCTCAAGCCGGTGGCCGCTGGCTGCGAGCAAACGCCGGAGGGCCTGCGCAACGATGACGCGCTGAAGCTGCAGGCTGCCGCTTCCATCAAGCTAAGTTACGAGGCGGTGAACCCCATTGCCCTGCCAGCGGCCATCGCGCCCCATATCGCTGCCATGCAGGTCGGTCGCAGCCTGTCGGCTGACCGCATCGCGGCACTCTGTCGCGGCAGCATGATGCAGCGCGCGGACCTGTTGCTGATCGAGGGCGCCGGCGGCTGGCGGGTGCCGCTGAACGGGCGCGAAATGCTGTCGCGGGTGCCGCAGCTGCTGGAAACGCCAGTGATCCTGGTGATCGGCATGAAGCTGGGCTGTATCAACCATGCCCTGCTGAGCGCCGAAGCCATAGTGCGTGATGGCTTGCGTATCGCCGGCTGGGTGGCGAACCGCATCGATCCGCGGATGGCCTGTTACGATGAGAACCTGGCGACACTGGGCGGGTTCCTCCAGGCGCCGCTGCTGGGGGAGGTGCCTTATCTGGATAATCCCACACCGGAGGCGGTGGCGGACTGCCTGGATCTGTCGCCACTGTTGACAGAGCGCTGA